The Phycisphaerae bacterium genome includes the window AGTTCGGGAACGGCGCTGCCCAGGACCGCAAACCGGCCGGGAAAGCTGATAACGGAGCGGCCGATGTGAGCGGGAAGGGCAAGGAGCCGGTCCAGGATTCCACGTGAGTCGGGAGTGCCGCCGGGCACGACCGTTCCCTGTCTGTCGTCCGCCATCAGACCGTCTCCTTCCGCCCTCGCCATGCGCGACTGGAAGTCCGCCGGAGACGGGCGCAGGGGATGTGTCGAACCGTATGTCCCCAAGGACCCTGCGGCCGCGAGGGGCCGCTCACAGAAACCGCAGTTTACAGGGATTAAGGCCCCGACCGCAACCAAGGATAGCCCCGGAATCCCGAAATCAGCTCATCGGAAAACAAAGCCGGGCGGCTCACTCGGCCCGACCGGCTTCCTTCACCCGGATCCAGCGGCGAAAGGCAATGAGACCCGCCGGGCAGATTGTGGTCGTCAGAGCGATGATCAGCCAGAGCGTGCCGGAACTCCGCGGACCGGCCTCCGGGCAGTACCTGCTAAGCAGCACACCCGAGAAGGTGGCCACACTGAGTTTCGCCAGGAAGAAGGGCAGGTACGAGAGGGACATGTAGGAGCCCTCCTGACCCTTCGGGGCGATGGCGGCCGCGTATTCGTACAGGCGGGGCGAGTAGATCGCCTCGCCAAAGGAGAGGATCACGATGAAGTAGAAGATCATCACGTACCAAGGATTGACGTCGCCGACAAGGCCCAGGCCATGGTGGGCGAGCCAACGAACGTACTCCAGATCGGCGACCCCCTGGAACCAGGCCGGAGGCAGCGTCATGATAAACACCGAGGCGGCGGCAATGCCGCTCCCCACGGTGACCATCTTGTAGGCGGAAACCTTCCGCGAAAGCACACCGACGATGGGAACGAGGAAGATGATCATGAACGCGTTGATGTTGTAGAGGGTCCCGACCGGAGCGCCGGGGCCGAGTTCTCGAATGCCAAACTTAGGATACGTGTAGTTCATGTGCACGAAGATGAGCCGGACCATCGCGGCCAGGGCGAGAAAGCCAAGGAACTTGTAGAACCCCGGCTGGGCAAACAGGCCGGTGAAAATCCGAACCGTTTCCCGATAGGTGTCCCTCAGGGAGAACGCAAGGGCTCGCAGGAAGCTCTCGTGCGGGTACCTCGACTGCCCGGGGACGATCTTGACGCCCTCGTCAGTGGCCTCGACGCCTTCGCGCATGCCCCAGTACAGGATGGGGAAAAGACCGCACTGGAAGACCAGGCTCACCAGAAAAACGGTCTGGTACGTCGTCAGCGTGATGTCGAACAGCGGCAGGCTCCAATGACCAACGGGTTCGCCCACTCGTCTGCGGATGAAGTCAAACATGAAGCCGGCGATCAGGATGCCGACATTCATCGAGGCATAGAAGTAGGAGAAGGAAACGGACCGC containing:
- a CDS encoding MFS transporter; the protein is MANTTRNAAVDDGPKDAAGFFDRFLLRGAPRELWMIFAIHLVGYVSYMIMNWTFVLWLSYDLGYSDEKAGLWVALWSALMTLVTVFVGSLTDAIGIRKALLLSMVICIVTRCFMTFASAKWMVLGLGMIPVAIGEALGTPAMVAATRRYSRTSQRSVSFSYFYASMNVGILIAGFMFDFIRRRVGEPVGHWSLPLFDITLTTYQTVFLVSLVFQCGLFPILYWGMREGVEATDEGVKIVPGQSRYPHESFLRALAFSLRDTYRETVRIFTGLFAQPGFYKFLGFLALAAMVRLIFVHMNYTYPKFGIRELGPGAPVGTLYNINAFMIIFLVPIVGVLSRKVSAYKMVTVGSGIAAASVFIMTLPPAWFQGVADLEYVRWLAHHGLGLVGDVNPWYVMIFYFIVILSFGEAIYSPRLYEYAAAIAPKGQEGSYMSLSYLPFFLAKLSVATFSGVLLSRYCPEAGPRSSGTLWLIIALTTTICPAGLIAFRRWIRVKEAGRAE